A window of Cervus elaphus chromosome 23, mCerEla1.1, whole genome shotgun sequence genomic DNA:
agacacaggtttgatccctggtcctggaagctCCCACCTGTCTTGGAGCAACTTAGTCcaatacaccacaactactgagcttgtgctctgcaacaaaagaagccaccacaatgaaacaCCTGCACACCACAAGGAAGAATAGACCCCCaactcattgcaactagagaaagcctacaggTAGCAaagacccccccccaaaaaatgcagccaaaaaaaagatgcttattgggtgttatgaaaaaataaatatgtagagTATTTATCAGATTTAAATACAGCTAAGGAGttttcataccatttctttccaaagtaatctttaaaaattaacttaaaaaattaccCAAGGATTTTCAGGATCTTTAGGGTTTGTAGTGATCACTGAGGCTGGTACTTACTGAACCACAAGCAATTCTGAAGTgatactcttttttattttcattatagatGGAAAAGAGCTCAAAGatgaagagaaaagtgaaaatgaaaacacaaggttTGAAGTGAGATTGTTGAGAGACCCAGCTGACACCTCAGAAGCCCCGGGGCTCTCCAGTAGGGAGGACTCAGGGGAGGAGGATGCCCAAATCCCAACAGTAGCAGACAGGGAGAGTGGTGGGCATAGCCGAGAGCGGGCAGGCGAGCCCCGGGGAAGTGAAGTGGCCAAAGAAGCAAAGACACGCTATTCTAAGAGCGAGGGACAGAacagggaggaagaaatggtaaaaTATCAGAAAAGGGAACGTGGGGAAGTTGGCAGTGAGGAGAGACTGTCTGAAGGGCTGGGAGAGGCACAAACGGCTTTTCTCAACCAAAGAAACCAGACTCCGGCTAAGAAAGAGGAGTTAGTGTCCAGATATGATACACAGTCTGCCGGGGGCCTTGAGAAGTCGCACAGCCGGGAGAGGAGCAGCCAGGAGAGCGGAGAGGAGACCAAGAGCCAGGAGAACTGGCCCCAAGAGCTGCAACGCCGCCCGGAGGACCAGGAAGCACCCGGAGAAAGCCAAGAGGATGCCAGCCCCGAGGTGGACAAACGGCGCTCAAGGCCAAGACACCACCACGGGAGGAGCAGGCCCGACAGGTCCTCTCAGGAGGGGAATCCTCCCCTCGAGGAGGAGTCACACGTGGGCACGGCCAACTCAGGGGAAGAGAAAGACCGCCATCCAGCCCACTATAAGGCTTTGGAGGAGGGAGCCGAATATGGGGAGGAAGTGAGGAGACACTCAGCTGCCCAGGCTCCCGGGGACTTGCAGGGGGCACGATTCGGGGCCAGAGGACGTGGAGAGCACCAGGCTCTAAGGCTTCCCAGCGAGGAGAGCCTAGAGCAGGAAAACAAGAGACACGGCTTCAGCCCGGATCTAAACATGGCGCAGGGGTACAGCGAGGAGAGCGAGGAAGAGAGGGGTCCGGCGCGGGGACCCAGCTACAGAGCccggggaggggaggcagaggcCTACTCCACGCTAGGCCAAACAGAACAGAAACGGTTCTTGGGTGAAACGCACCACCGTTTTCAGGAAAGCCAGAGGGACAAGGCGAGGCGCCGCCTACCAGGCGAGCTGAGAAATTACCTCGACTATGGTGAGGAAAAGAGTGAGGAAGGAGCCCGAGGGAAGTGGCAGCCGCAGGGAGACCCGCGAGACGCTGAGGAGAACAGGGAAGAGGCTAGGCTTCGAGGCAAACAGTATGTTCCCCATCACATCACTGAAAAGAGATTAGGGGAGCTACTCAATCCATTCTACGACCCTCCCCAGTGGAAGAGCAGCCGTTTTGAGAGAAAAGACCACATGGATGACAGTTTTCTTGAGGGTGAAGAGGAAAATGGGCTGACCTTGAATGAGAAGCATTTCTTCCCAGAATACAACTATGACTGGTGGGAGAAAAAGCCCTTTGAAGAGGATGTAAACTGGGGGTATGAGACGAGAAACCCGGTCCCCAAACTGGATCTAAAAAGGCAGTATGACCGAGTGGCCGAACTGGACCAGCTCCTTCACTACAGGAAGAAGTCAGCTGAGTTCCCAGACTTCTATGACTCCGAGGAGCAGATGAGCCCACGACAcacagcagaaaatgaagaggagaggGCTGGCCAAGGAGTTCTGACGGAGGAAGAGGTATAGTGTGGGGTTCTAACTTCAGATAGTTAATGTTAGTATGTTATGTACAAGATTATCTAATGTTATGGGGAAAATGATGGGAATTAATTACCATGAGACTGTAGGCCTAGTGAGGGAATGGTAGAAATCTAGGTTTGATTTCTACCTGGCATCTAGCCATTGTCCACATCCCTGTCAACTTCCTCCCACTGCAGTGATTCTCAACCTCAGCCACACACTGtcatcacctggagagcttgaaAAATTACTGACATTCTGGGACCCACCCTCAGAGATTCTGTCTGGTACTGGGTGCTGCCTCGGCATCAGGATGTTTTAAAGCTCCCAGGTGGTTTCAGTATTCAGCCAAGGTTGAAAACCACTGACCTAGTGTATTCTCCTCGGTCATTTGACTTTTCATCACTATTTCCCGGGGTAGGAAAGAACAGATGGTACAGAAATTagctgcttttttctctctttattatcTCCTAGCCTACAACATGCAGACGTCTACGTCTGGGAGAAGTAACATTCCCGGAGCATTACCTTCCTtaacagtgtttttgttttttttctcccagtattGATTATGTAGGTTGGTGCTTCCCAAAGTTGAATGTGTATCAGAATCATATGGGATTTCTAGCCTTAGAGTGTCTGGTTTGATACATAGGCCCCAGATAGGGCCCTAGAACCTGTATTTCTGATAAGTTCCctagtgatgctgatgctgctggtcaagGAACTgcattttgaaaaccactgatgtaGGCTATCTTCTATAGCCTCTAACATATCAAAAACTCCCTTTTCTGTTCATACTCCCTCAAACTACAAAAAGGTAGGTTGTTTTTTGATCTGGGACCTCATGCCtccacttttctgtattttctaggaAAAAGAACTTGAAAACTTGGCTGCGATGGATTTGGAACTACAGAAAATAGCTGAGAAGTTCAGTGGTAACCGAAGGGGCTAATGGTCATTAGAGTAAAGGGCAGATTTTAAGAGAGCCTTCACATGATCTGTTACCCACCACTTCACTGAAAGACCCCATTTATTTAcctaaaggcagaaagtagaaTTTACTCATCCAGTGTTTGACACAATTggaaatgtctttaatttttgccagaaTGCTAttgaaaatatgaatagcatgactTGTAGTATACTCTTGATCAAAAAGTAGATATATTAACATGCTTGTGACAATGACTGTGCTACTGTCCTTGAAAAAATGTCTTAGTTTGAAGTAATAAAAGATTCACCTGAGGCCAAAAGCGTTGTGTTCTCAGCTTCCCTTGGGCTAATAGGAAGGAGTCTGACTTTCAGATTCATTCTTAAGTAAATTCTAAAATAAAGCACTAAGATTTGTTGGTTTGTTGGTCTTTGGATGcagagtagaaaagaaaaaaaaaaaaaaaaaaggaaacgagCAAACATCTGAAATAAAATGATCCTGTGGAGGATATAAAGAGAAAGAGATCAGGAAAAGGCATCTATTCCCCTGGGCTGGAGAAAGGTTAAATAGGCGTAAAGAACCTGTTTCAAAAATGATTATAAGacattacttttaaaatcatattacCTGGAGAGCTCAGGGAATAGCTGGCCCAGAGTCATTTTTCAGGGCTGAGGAGAAAGTTTGGATTGTGGGAAGAACTCCCGACTGGGAATCATATCTGGGCTAGGCCAGACAGATCCTTGGAACTTCAGGGCCTGCTTGCTTTCTGCTCTTTAAGAAGACAAGGCTCTGACTCtgtagctgtgtgactttgggcaagttactttccCTCTCTGGAGCTCAGGTACATCAGTAAAACAAAGATATCTGTTCATTGGATTGTTATGAGGACAACTGAGTTTATGCAAAACACTCAGCATAGTGCCTGGTGTAAGGCAATGGTGTAGGAAACACTGGCAGCTAGCATTTCTATGGCTGCAGCTTCTCCCAGCAAGACTGACAGACAAGATCTATTCTTCCTTTTACTTGTCATCTCATTCCTCACATATGTTGGCTTCTTCTTGGTTTATTACTACTGTTTTGGTAGTTGAGGGAAAGAGTTGTTTTTTGGGCATCAACCATGACTTTTATTCATCTGGAAAGCCTGGTTATCCTCCTCTTGACTAAGTCAAGAATGGCCTGTGACTCAGCCAGATTATTCTGAGGTTAACTCTCGGTAACACTTTTACACATACAGAGAGCAAGCCAATCAGTGTGATGAAACTGACAGCAAATTGTTCTAAATCTGGGCATACACTTTTCAAAGGCTGCTTATTATCTCTTTAGGGTCCTTTTTTCTTGCCATGGGATCGTGATAGGCTTCTTGCAGAGGCAAATGAGAGTGCTTGGTGGCTGCTGAAGGCAGTCCTCATGAGGCAAGGAGTTGATATATAAATGTTGTACtggtttcctggggctgccataacaaagtatgACAAACTGGgtagtttaaaacaacagaaatttcttctCTTGTAGCCAGAAGTTCAAAATTAAGGGGCTGGCAGGGCCACACTTCTCCCAGTCAGTAGAAGAACatctttccttgcctcttccagcttctggtggtttcAGGCATTTTGTGACATGTGgcagcatcactccagtctctgcccccATCTTAACATAACCATCTTCTTTCTATGAGTCTCTCCTGTTCACACAATGTTCTTTTTATAAGGATGTGAGTCATACTGGATTAAGggcccaccctactccagtatgaaCTCATCTTAACTGATTACATCTGCATcaattctatttccaaataaagtcacatttggAGGAACTAGGGCTTGGAACTTCAacatgtctttttcttggggcAAAATCTAACCATTTAAACAATTTAACAAGCAGGCCAGCTCCCACACCCCTCAGGTGGGTTAACTCTGAGCCACATATTCTATGCCTCCCAGAACTTCCCAGGGGATTGAGCTCCAGGTGCCACAGGTGACCCCACTAATGCATCCATTATGGGCTGTGTTTACCTCTCTGTCCTTCTCCTACTGGTGTTTCCTGGGATCACCTCCTAGATAAACTGATTGTCCTCAACTATTTAGTTCAGGGATTGCTCCTGGAAAACCCTAACATAAGAAAATTCAAAGGCAAGCTTATTTTATGGCAAATAATGTAACCGTAGTTATAATACATTGCAGTTATAACCACCTGTCTTAATGCATCTTGGTAGAAGATACTAGGAAATGCTTAACGTATTGCAATATATAAAATGCAATAtgtctctccctttctccagtgcagtccaataaaaaataaaataacttcctAAATAAAGAGAACTCATGGGCCCAAAATGAATAGACGTTTACTTATTGGATGAGAGAAACACTGTAGTGCATCAAATTCCAGCCTGGCAAGTCTCTCACAGACATGCAGTGGGCACTGCTCATGAGGGGAAGCTGCTGGTAAATGGAGCACAGCAATGCATGATGCCTCAGGCTTGGAGACGGTTCACACAGCTTCCTTCTGGCCCACTGCCTGGTGAGGTCCTGCGCACAGCCCTTCATCTGAGTTTGCAGACACTTCAGGGCAGGGGAATGTGCAGGCATGAATGCCCTATCAAGGATGCAGGAGACATCCAGAGAGTCCCACCTGAGCTGTGGTGCCCAGCAGAGTGCAATTAGGACCTCTGTGGGGCCACTCTTTCTTCAAGAAGTCCAGGACCACCCAGGTCATGTTTTCACCTCCtttaatcaaaataatatatGTTGATGGTAAATCATCAAGTAGTCCTAAAAGGCTTACAGTGAGTGTTACGAGTTGAATCATGTGCCTCAAAATGTTATgtgtgtttaatcactcagttgtgtcttactctttgcaaccccataggctgtatgtatgtagcctgccaggctcctctgtccatagaattctccaggcaagaatactggagtgggtagctattcccttctgtgggaatcttccctacccagggatcaaacccatgtctcccacactgcaggcagattttttaccatctgagctaccagagaagcccaaaatgcTATGTTGAAGGCCTAACTCCTggcacctgtgaatgtgaccttatttggaaataagagtTTCTACAGATGCAATCTAGTTATACTGGGGTCATTAGGGGCCCCATATTCAATATGAAGAGGGAAATTTAAATACAGACACAGAGGAGAATGAATGCCCTATGAAAACAGACATAGAGGGAAgatggccatgtgaagacagtGGCAGAGACTGTAGTTATGCTGACATCAGCCAAGAAACGCCTGGGGTTACcagaagaggcaaggaaagatTATTGCCTGGAAGTCTCAGGAGGAgcgtggccctgctgacaccttcatTTGGGATTTCTGGCCTCTAGAATTGTGAGAGACTGCATTTCTGTTTTAAGAAATCCAGGTGTGGTACTTTGTTAGGGTACCGTAGGCACCTGATACAATGAGAAACAGATGGCCTTTGCCTCCTCCTCCCAAATCTTTTTGCAGATGCAGCCACCTGTAGTtactttacagttttttttctttttcttagttgaGTATTCTAATTATCACAGTTtctaatattttatcaagtgATGGGTCAGGAGGGGAGAAAGGATCCTcttattacaaaatgaaaatacacaacATAGTATATTATTATAACATATAATTGGGAGATCTCAGGTGCTAAATAACTAACTAAATACAATAATTACTATTTTCGCTCAGGAATTAGTCACTTGGACACATAAAAGGCCTCAGTGAGAAAGTGAAGACCAAAAGGAAACAGAATGAGCCACGTGGACAtctgagaaaaaacatataaggcagagggaatagcaggtgcaaaggccctgagacaggAATATGGTTAGAACACTTAGAGAACAATGAGGCAGCTTGGGGACAGCCATGGAGGATGAGCATAGAGAGGTGGCAGGGTCCAAATCATGCAGGGTTTTGGTTTACCATGCATGCTCCTGGTAAGGACATTTACTTTAGCTATTGGAGAATTCTCTAGAAGACTGACATGGTTTGGTATACATCATGATGGTTTGCAGCAGGGTGGTGGCACTAGGGATGAGGAAAAGTAGTCTAACTCAGGATCTATTTTGGAGGCAGATAATGGAGGGCCAATGGCTTTGGTGTGGCAGGATGGAAAAAGAGGAGTCAAGGATGATTCCAAGGTTTCAGGCTTGAGCAACTGGGCTTAGAATGGATGTGGGGAAGGCTGCAGGAGGGACTGGTTTGGAAGGGAGGTGTGTGGAGCTCAGGTTGGGATTTGTTAGGTTTGAGGTTGGACGGGACACCAAGTAGGAAGGGTTGAGTTGGGTTTATGGGACTGGGCCTCAAGGAAAAGGTCTGTTATAGTCACAGTGTGGGAGTCACCATCACAGAgatggtatgctgctgctgctgctgcttctgctgctaagtcacatcagtcatgtctgactctgtgcgaccccatcgatggcagcccaccagcctcccccatccctgggatcctgcaggcaagaatactggagtgggttgccatttccttctccaatgcacaaaagtgaaaagtgaaagtgaagtcgctcagtcgtgtctgactcttagcgaccccagggactgaaacctaccaggcccctctgtccatgggattcttcaggcaaaagggtactggagtggggtgccattgccttctcccagagatgGTGTATAAAGCCTCCAAAGTGGGTGAGATCACCAAGTGTTATAAAAATGAGTCAAAGATGCCCTTTGTATATCATCCCCAAAgttgtttatttcttcagtatAGGTTGATAACTGTTAGCTCAAAGACCTGTCAGTGGCAGACTCAAATTTTACATATCCATCCATTTTATCACCacggaatctgactttgaaggtcagcaggatttaattacagaacttccacaggactggggaaacagagactcttggagggcacaaacaaaaccttgtgcacactaggcaggacccaggagaaaggagcagtgacccaacaagagactgagccagacttgcctgtgtgtGCTTGAGAGTCTTGGTGGAGGCGTCGGTCAACAGAGGCCTGccacagggtcaggggcactgactaTAACAGTGCGGGGAGGCCCAgcatgctggcataagtccttttgaaggaggtcgctaTTACtaccattacccctaccatagttttgcctcaggccaaactcaGGGAGGGAGCATAATCCCATCCATCAGCAGAATACTGGATGaaagacttactgagcatggccttgccaaccagaaaaagacccagttttccccacagccagtccctcccatcaggaagcctccactagcctcttatcctcatccatcagagggctgctgctgctgctaagtcacttcagttgtgtccgactctgtgtgaccccatagacggcagcccaccaggctcccctgtccctgggattctccaggcaagaacactggagtgggttgccatttccttctccaatgtgtgaaagtgaaagtgaaatcgctcagtcatgtccgactcttatcgaccccatggaccgcagcctatcaggctcctccatccatgggattttccaggcaagaatactggagtggggtgccattgccttctccatccatCAGggggcagatagaatgaaaaccacaaacacagaaaactaaccaaactgatcacatggatcacagctttgtataactcaatgaaactatgagccatggcaTGTAGtatcacccaagacagacaggtcatggtagaaagttctgacaaaacatggtccactagagaagggaatggcaaatcacttcattcttgccttgagaaacccatgaatagtatgaaaaggcaaaatgatatgaaGCTGAAAGATGAAACCCcgaggtcagtaggtgtccaatatgctactggagaagagcagagaaacagtTCCAGATAGAATGAAGAGGgggagccaaagtggaaacaacacccagttgtggatgtgtctggtggtgaaagtaaagtccagtgctgtaaagaacaatattgcatccatgaatcaaggtaaattggacatagtcaaacaggagatagcaagagtgaacattgacattttaggaatcagtgaactaaaatggacaggaatgggcgaatttagTTCAgataccattatatctactactgggggcaagaatcccttagaagaaatggagtagccctcacagtcaacaaaagagtctgaaatgcaatacttgggtgcaatctcaaaaatgacagtatgatctctgttcgtttccaagacaaaccattcaatatcacagtaatccaagtctatgccccaaccactaatgttgaagaagctgcatttgaatggttctaggaagacctacaagaccttctagaactaacaccaaaaaaaaaaaaaaaaaaaagtctttttaacCACAGGGGACTacaatgcaaaggtaggaagtcaagagatacctggagtaacaggcaagtttggtcttggagtacaaaatgaagccaggcaaaggttaacagagttttgccaagagaatacactggtcatagcaaatgctctcttgcaacaacacaagagacggcTCTACTTGTGggcattaccagatggtcaatacagaaatcagatagattatattccttgtagccaaagatggggaaacgTTATACACTCTgcaaaaacaagaatgggagctgactgtggctcagatcatgaactccttattgcaaaattcagacttaaattgaagaaaggagggaaaatcaccaggccatttaggtatgacctaaatcaaatcccttatgattatacagtggaagtgacaagtagattcaagggattagaattgatagattgcctgaagaactatggatggaggttcgtaacactgtataggaggcagtgatcaaaactatcccaagaagaagaaatgcaaaaaggcaaaacagttgtctgaggagaccttacaaatagctgagaaaataagagatgcaaaaggcaaagaagaaaaagaaagatatacccatgtgaatgcagagttccaaagaatagcaagtagagataagaaagcccaagtgaacaatgcaaagaaatagaggaaaacaatgggaaagactagagatctcttaaagaaaactagagatacctagggtatatttcatgcaaagataggtacaataaaggacagaaaccgtatggacctaacagaagcagaagatattaagaagaaccagcaagaatacacagaagaactgtacagaaaaggtcttaatgacttggaTCATCATGATTCTGTGAGACACTCtggggccagacatcctggaatgtgaagccaatcgggccttaggaagcatcactaagaacaaagctagtggaggtgatggaattctagctgagctatttcaaatcctaaaagatgacactgttaaagttctgcactcaataggacatcaaatttgggaaactcagcagtggccccaggactggaagaggtcagttttcattccaatcccaaagaaagacagtgccaaagaatgttcaaactaccatacaattgcactcacttcacatgctagcaaagtaatgctcaaaatctttcaagctaggcttcaacagcatgtgaactgagaacttccagatttacaagctggatttagaaaagacagaggaaccagagatcaaattgcctccATCCATTGAATCATATAAAAAGcttgagaatttcagaaaaacatgtacttctgtttcattgactaaagTCTCTGACCGtgtagattacaacaaactgtaaattcttaaagaaatgggaacaccagaccacttcATCTGTCTCCTGCGAAACCTGTacgtaggtcaagaagcaacaattaaaaccagacatggaaaaacagactggttccaaattggaaaaggagtacatcaaggctgtatgttgtcaccctgcttatttaacttatatgcagagtgtatcatgggaaatgccaggttggatgaagcccaagctgtaATCAAAATTGaggggaggaatatcaataacctcagatatgccaatgacaccacccttatggcagaaatcgaagaggaattagagtttcttgatgaaaatgaaagagaagagtgaaaaagtttggttaaaactcaacattcaaaaaataaagatcattggCATTGGTCCCATCTTTTCATGGCAaacgatggggaaacaatggaaacagtgacagactttatttgcttgggctccaaaatcactgcagacgatgactacagccatgaaactgctccttggaagaaaagcagtgacaaaactagacagcatattaaaaagcagagacatcactttgcctacaaaatctgcatagtcaaagctatgctttttccaggagTTGTGTACGAATTTGAGAGCTgtacaataaaaaaggctgagcaccaaagaactgatgcattcaaactggagctggagaagactcttgagagtgccttggactacaaggagatcaaatcagtcaatcctaaaggaaatcaaccttaaatattcattggaaggactgacgctgaagctgaagctccagtacttatGGTCACATGAtgtcaagagccaactcattggaaaagaccttgatgctgggaaagattgaatgcaggaggagcaCAGGATGACagggcatgagatggttggatgacatcaccaactcagtggatatgagcttgagcaagctccgggagttggtgatggacagggaagcctggcatgctgcagtccatggggtcgcaaagagttggacatgactaagtgactgaacatcaaAGTTCATTTTAAACATAGCCCAAAGAAGTACATTTTTGCACATTCAAGGCCCATCTGCTTCACATACCTACACCAAACTATACCTGGCATCTGCTGGCCATTGATAAGATAGAGCCATGTGACTACAAGACAGATCTCAATCCTTACAAGCTATGAGACTCCTGCCCCTTGGAGCTGTCTGACCCAGGGACTTCCTGCTACACTGCTGAATGTAGACACCAGTGCCTAGACACCAGAGGCACTCTGATTCCCCTCTCCCTGGGATTTCCcttgccctcctcccctccagtAGCAACCCCCTTGGTGTAGCTTCTGGACAGATTCCTGCTGTGAGGgacacccctccctccctgcccttgcAAACCCAACAGAGTATCATTATCATCCAGTAAGTGTGTGCTCCTGCCACCTCATggttctatctttttttttttttttgttctgatggagcaaaggtgttttaatcaac
This region includes:
- the CHGB gene encoding secretogranin-1; amino-acid sequence: MQPAALLGLLGATVVAAVSSMPVDIRNHNEEMVTHCIIEVLSNALLKSSAPPITPECRQVLKKNGKELKDEEKSENENTRFEVRLLRDPADTSEAPGLSSREDSGEEDAQIPTVADRESGGHSRERAGEPRGSEVAKEAKTRYSKSEGQNREEEMVKYQKRERGEVGSEERLSEGLGEAQTAFLNQRNQTPAKKEELVSRYDTQSAGGLEKSHSRERSSQESGEETKSQENWPQELQRRPEDQEAPGESQEDASPEVDKRRSRPRHHHGRSRPDRSSQEGNPPLEEESHVGTANSGEEKDRHPAHYKALEEGAEYGEEVRRHSAAQAPGDLQGARFGARGRGEHQALRLPSEESLEQENKRHGFSPDLNMAQGYSEESEEERGPARGPSYRARGGEAEAYSTLGQTEQKRFLGETHHRFQESQRDKARRRLPGELRNYLDYGEEKSEEGARGKWQPQGDPRDAEENREEARLRGKQYVPHHITEKRLGELLNPFYDPPQWKSSRFERKDHMDDSFLEGEEENGLTLNEKHFFPEYNYDWWEKKPFEEDVNWGYETRNPVPKLDLKRQYDRVAELDQLLHYRKKSAEFPDFYDSEEQMSPRHTAENEEERAGQGVLTEEEEKELENLAAMDLELQKIAEKFSGNRRG